In Archangium violaceum, the following are encoded in one genomic region:
- a CDS encoding MBL fold metallo-hydrolase: MAVRYKNLDGSGPHPLGTVFKWAVGDKLAGRRRRSPERAAVRRVEPDLTVLATPPAPGEGVRLTWLGHASWLVQLDGVSLLIDPALRDTITGFIRRNVAPGVPLEKLPPIAATLVSHNHYDHLDMPTVLRVGAPVITGLGVARYFRHGAPPATELDWWGSTKVGPVTVHFVPSQHWSRRSLNDANETLWGGFVVEGSSARVYHSGDTAYFDGFKEIGQRFPGLDAAMLPIGAYDPGWFMEKQHMNPEQAVQAYEDLGARRFLAMHWGTFKLTDEPLDEPPQRLDAEWNRRQLPREPLHVLAVGESLTVRHDTARQG, translated from the coding sequence ATGGCGGTGCGCTACAAGAACCTGGACGGCAGTGGCCCGCATCCCCTCGGCACCGTCTTCAAGTGGGCCGTCGGCGACAAGCTGGCGGGCAGACGCCGTAGGAGCCCGGAGCGCGCCGCCGTGCGCCGCGTGGAGCCGGACCTCACCGTGCTCGCCACTCCGCCCGCTCCCGGAGAGGGCGTGCGCCTCACCTGGCTGGGCCACGCCAGCTGGCTGGTGCAGCTCGACGGCGTGTCGCTGCTCATCGACCCCGCGCTGCGCGACACCATCACCGGCTTCATCCGCCGCAACGTGGCCCCGGGCGTCCCGCTGGAGAAGCTGCCCCCCATCGCCGCCACGCTGGTGTCCCACAACCACTACGACCACCTGGACATGCCCACCGTCCTGCGCGTGGGCGCGCCCGTCATCACCGGGCTCGGCGTGGCGCGCTACTTCCGCCACGGCGCACCTCCCGCCACCGAGCTGGACTGGTGGGGCTCCACGAAGGTGGGCCCGGTGACGGTGCACTTCGTCCCCTCGCAGCACTGGAGCCGCCGGAGCCTCAACGACGCCAACGAGACGCTCTGGGGTGGCTTCGTCGTGGAGGGCTCCAGCGCGCGCGTCTACCACTCGGGGGACACCGCGTACTTCGACGGTTTCAAGGAGATAGGCCAGCGCTTCCCCGGCCTCGACGCGGCCATGCTGCCCATCGGCGCGTATGACCCGGGCTGGTTCATGGAGAAGCAGCACATGAACCCCGAGCAGGCCGTGCAGGCATATGAGGACCTCGGGGCCCGGCGCTTCCTCGCCATGCACTGGGGCACCTTCAAGCTCACCGACGAGCCCCTGGACGAGCCACCCCAGCGGCTGGACGCCGAGTGGAACCGCCGCCAGCTGCCTCGCGAGCCGCTCCACGTGCTCGCCGTGGGAGAGAGCCTCACCGTCCGCCACGACACGGCTCGTCAGGGTTGA
- a CDS encoding M14 family zinc carboxypeptidase, with the protein MLLPVLLALALSQAPLTTVAEQSGWTRTGRYAEVESLCRAFPKRYPGKVRCDTFATTPEGRPQLVLVASADGTLTPAAAAKKNRPVVFFQGGIHAGEIDGKDAGFWLLRDMLEGKTLPGVLTQVTAVFLPVFNVDGHERFGPNNRPNQVGPEEMGWRVTGQNLNLNRDYVKADAPEMVAVLKLLHSWDPLFYVDLHVTDGAKFEHDVSVQMEPQKTGPETLRTLGTKLREELFTELESKGHLPLAFYPSFRENDDPASGVSYGVSPPRFSHPYWAVNRRYGILVETHSWKPYAHRVATTRHVLEGLLRLVGRDGQTLMAARKAADAEAESGKVREVVLLWENTEKSRPISFRGYAYERMPSEVSGQPWIRYDDTKPQVWTIPYYEELRPGLTATLPTGGYLIPPAHAAWVAEKLTAHGLRFQRLGQDVPSAQVEVFRATETKLRPGSVEGHQGLSVKGDWKKDTQPLPKGTLYVPAAQKSAPLVAHLFEPLGPDSLLSWGFFNNHFEQKEYVEDYILEPFARELLAKDPAVKAAWEEKLKDKEFASNPRARLRFFYERHPANDTRFNLYPVFRTDSAPTAR; encoded by the coding sequence ATGCTCCTGCCCGTACTCCTCGCACTCGCCCTCAGTCAGGCCCCCCTCACCACCGTCGCCGAGCAGAGTGGATGGACCCGCACCGGCCGCTACGCGGAGGTGGAGTCGCTCTGCCGCGCCTTCCCCAAGCGCTACCCCGGCAAGGTGCGCTGCGACACCTTCGCCACCACGCCCGAGGGCCGCCCCCAGCTCGTGCTCGTGGCGAGCGCGGATGGCACCCTCACCCCCGCCGCCGCCGCGAAGAAGAACCGCCCCGTCGTCTTCTTCCAGGGCGGCATCCACGCCGGTGAAATCGACGGCAAGGACGCCGGCTTCTGGCTGCTCAGGGACATGCTCGAGGGCAAGACCCTGCCGGGCGTGCTCACGCAGGTGACGGCCGTCTTCCTGCCCGTCTTCAACGTGGATGGCCATGAGCGCTTCGGCCCCAACAACCGCCCCAACCAGGTGGGCCCCGAGGAGATGGGCTGGCGCGTCACCGGGCAGAACCTCAACCTCAACCGCGACTACGTGAAGGCGGACGCCCCGGAGATGGTGGCGGTGCTGAAGCTGCTGCACTCCTGGGACCCGCTCTTCTACGTGGACCTGCACGTCACGGATGGCGCCAAGTTCGAGCACGACGTGAGCGTGCAGATGGAGCCGCAGAAGACGGGCCCGGAGACCCTGCGCACGTTGGGCACGAAGCTGCGCGAGGAGCTCTTCACCGAGCTGGAGTCCAAGGGCCACCTGCCCCTCGCCTTCTACCCGTCCTTCCGGGAGAACGATGACCCCGCCTCGGGCGTGAGCTACGGCGTGTCTCCCCCGCGCTTCAGCCACCCGTACTGGGCGGTGAACCGGCGCTACGGCATCCTGGTGGAGACGCACTCCTGGAAGCCCTACGCCCACCGCGTGGCCACCACGCGCCACGTGCTGGAGGGCCTGCTGCGGCTCGTCGGCCGGGACGGCCAGACGCTGATGGCCGCGCGAAAGGCCGCGGACGCCGAGGCCGAGTCCGGCAAGGTCCGCGAGGTGGTGCTCCTCTGGGAGAACACCGAGAAGAGCCGCCCCATCTCCTTCCGGGGCTACGCCTACGAGCGCATGCCCTCCGAGGTGTCCGGCCAGCCGTGGATCCGCTACGACGACACGAAACCGCAGGTATGGACGATTCCCTACTACGAGGAGCTGCGCCCGGGCCTCACCGCCACGCTGCCCACCGGCGGCTACCTGATTCCCCCGGCGCACGCGGCCTGGGTGGCGGAGAAGCTGACCGCGCACGGCCTGCGCTTCCAGCGGCTCGGTCAGGATGTCCCCTCGGCCCAGGTGGAGGTGTTCCGCGCCACCGAGACGAAGCTCCGCCCCGGCTCCGTCGAGGGCCACCAGGGGCTCTCCGTGAAGGGAGACTGGAAGAAGGACACACAGCCGCTCCCCAAGGGCACGCTCTACGTGCCAGCGGCGCAGAAGAGCGCGCCCCTGGTGGCGCACCTGTTCGAGCCGCTCGGGCCGGACTCCCTGCTCTCCTGGGGCTTCTTCAACAACCACTTCGAGCAGAAGGAGTACGTCGAGGACTACATCCTGGAGCCCTTCGCGCGCGAGCTGCTGGCGAAGGACCCCGCCGTCAAGGCCGCCTGGGAGGAGAAGCTGAAGGACAAGGAGTTCGCCAGCAACCCCCGCGCCCGCCTGCGCTTCTTCTACGAGCGCCACCCGGCCAACGACACCCGCTTCAACCTCTACCCCGTCTTCCGCACGGACTCGGCCCCCACGGCGCGGTGA
- a CDS encoding DUF2914 domain-containing protein, producing the protein MSKTALKYLLPVLLLTTSAFAAGTADVKVGTGVEKYEITGASDSFTVAPNTRIYAATKLTGAEVGTVTVVWSKDGQEVSKTELKVPRSSYRTHAYRTFRAGDSGSWTVKVVGADGAELGSASFKAEVSG; encoded by the coding sequence ATGTCCAAGACCGCCTTGAAGTACCTGCTGCCCGTCCTGCTGCTCACCACGTCCGCCTTCGCCGCCGGCACCGCCGACGTGAAGGTTGGCACTGGCGTCGAGAAGTATGAGATCACCGGCGCCTCCGACAGCTTCACCGTCGCTCCGAACACCCGCATCTACGCCGCCACCAAGCTCACCGGTGCGGAAGTCGGCACCGTGACCGTCGTCTGGTCCAAGGACGGCCAGGAGGTCTCCAAGACGGAGCTGAAGGTGCCCCGCTCGTCCTACCGCACTCACGCCTACCGCACCTTCCGCGCGGGTGACTCCGGCTCCTGGACCGTGAAGGTGGTCGGCGCCGATGGGGCGGAGCTGGGCTCCGCCTCCTTCAAGGCCGAAGTCTCCGGCTGA
- a CDS encoding SDR family oxidoreductase, which yields MRVLVTGASRGIGLELVTRYLARGDEVVAAVRDPEGAEELRAHASSRLHVVAMDVGSTESVRAAAARCPPGPLHVLINNAALNGGPQRAPGMDLERAARILDVNAAGPMRVYDAFIERVRAAEEPRVVVNVSSDSGSLSVFRVSGKPEYAMSKAALNALTRWQAAQEPRVICVSLHPGWARTAMGGDKAPDTADVVAERMVAAISRLRPEHSGLFLDTELRPLPW from the coding sequence ATGCGTGTACTCGTCACTGGAGCATCGAGGGGTATCGGCCTGGAGCTGGTCACGAGGTACCTCGCGCGGGGTGATGAGGTGGTGGCCGCGGTGAGGGACCCGGAGGGGGCGGAGGAGCTGCGGGCGCATGCCTCGTCCCGGCTGCACGTGGTGGCGATGGACGTGGGCTCCACGGAGTCGGTGCGGGCCGCGGCGGCGCGCTGTCCTCCGGGGCCGCTCCACGTGCTCATCAACAACGCCGCGCTCAACGGGGGGCCGCAGCGGGCGCCGGGGATGGATCTGGAGCGGGCCGCGCGCATCCTGGACGTCAACGCCGCGGGGCCGATGCGCGTCTATGACGCCTTCATCGAGCGCGTGCGGGCCGCCGAGGAGCCGCGCGTGGTGGTGAACGTGAGCTCGGACTCGGGCTCGCTGTCCGTATTCCGGGTGAGCGGCAAGCCCGAGTACGCCATGAGCAAGGCCGCGCTCAACGCGCTGACGCGCTGGCAGGCCGCGCAGGAGCCCCGGGTCATCTGCGTGTCCCTGCATCCGGGTTGGGCGCGCACGGCCATGGGCGGTGACAAGGCCCCCGATACGGCCGATGTGGTGGCCGAGCGCATGGTGGCCGCCATCTCGCGGCTGCGTCCGGAGCACTCGGGGCTGTTCCTCGACACGGAGCTGCGGCCGCTGCCCTGGTGA
- a CDS encoding c-type cytochrome, producing the protein MKKVVVAGLAVLLLVVLGAAGFVLGARPRSRPASAQKVEVTPEKLARGRYLTENVFVCFHCHSQADTGLFGTPPKPGTEGGGGQCLGPETGFPGTMCMSNITPDAETGLGQWTDGEIIRAIREGVSRDGRALMPLMPYRLYREMSDEDVEALVAYLRSIPAIRNPLAKTRLDFPVNVFIRLMPEPLEKAVTAPARSDTVAYGRYLSTVAGCVDCHTPTDEKREPLPGKLFAGGQEFGLEKDAMVRSSNLTPHETGLGGLSRGSFIALFKRHALPEARREVAPERNTVMAWMAYAGMAEEDLGAIYDYLKTLPPVDNNVLPWSTPPVVAPATP; encoded by the coding sequence ATGAAGAAGGTCGTCGTGGCGGGTCTCGCCGTGCTCTTGCTGGTGGTGCTGGGTGCGGCGGGCTTCGTGCTGGGAGCGAGGCCGCGGTCGCGCCCGGCCTCGGCCCAGAAGGTGGAGGTCACCCCCGAGAAGCTCGCGCGAGGCCGCTACCTCACGGAGAACGTCTTCGTCTGCTTCCACTGCCACTCGCAGGCGGACACGGGCCTCTTCGGGACTCCGCCGAAGCCCGGCACGGAGGGCGGTGGAGGCCAGTGCCTGGGGCCGGAGACGGGCTTCCCCGGCACGATGTGCATGTCCAACATCACGCCGGATGCCGAGACGGGTCTGGGCCAGTGGACGGACGGGGAGATCATCCGCGCCATCCGCGAGGGCGTGAGCCGGGATGGCCGGGCGCTGATGCCGCTCATGCCCTACCGCCTCTACCGGGAGATGTCCGACGAGGACGTGGAGGCGCTCGTGGCGTACTTGAGGTCCATTCCGGCCATCCGCAACCCGCTGGCGAAGACGCGGCTCGACTTCCCGGTGAACGTCTTCATCCGCTTGATGCCCGAGCCCCTGGAGAAGGCCGTCACCGCGCCCGCGCGCTCGGACACGGTGGCCTACGGCCGGTACCTGAGCACCGTGGCGGGCTGCGTGGATTGCCACACCCCCACCGATGAGAAGCGCGAGCCGCTGCCAGGAAAGCTGTTCGCCGGAGGCCAGGAGTTCGGGCTGGAGAAGGACGCCATGGTGCGCAGCTCGAACCTCACCCCGCATGAGACGGGACTCGGAGGGCTGAGCCGGGGCAGCTTCATCGCGCTCTTCAAGCGCCACGCGCTGCCCGAGGCGCGGCGCGAGGTCGCCCCGGAGCGCAACACGGTGATGGCCTGGATGGCCTACGCGGGGATGGCGGAAGAGGACCTGGGCGCCATCTACGACTACCTGAAGACGCTGCCGCCGGTGGACAACAACGTCCTGCCGTGGAGCACCCCGCCTGTCGTGGCGCCCGCCACGCCGTGA
- a CDS encoding YceI family protein, whose amino-acid sequence MRSRFSLFLSATLLGAAALSGCGTTPAEDRERITFPARGDFPGGTSGLESLSPGQRTYSLDADLEKSHLYVQIFSASLGHDHVVRATDWAGTVRFDPSNLSGCSVAVTVRVEGLDPERDEMRDLLGEDRVPESDRETIREHLRAEDQLDLAHHESIQFTSTSCTLTGERGEGGYPVVEVTGDMTMRGATHEVKLPLEVAVDEQRVAARGVLTTRHTEFGFEPYSMVAGLFKNKDELYFVIDVRGQRASP is encoded by the coding sequence ATGCGGAGCCGCTTCTCCCTCTTCCTGTCCGCCACGCTGCTCGGCGCGGCCGCCCTCTCTGGTTGTGGCACCACCCCCGCCGAGGACCGGGAGCGCATCACCTTCCCCGCTCGCGGTGACTTTCCCGGTGGCACGAGTGGCCTGGAGTCCCTGTCGCCCGGCCAGCGCACCTACTCGCTCGACGCGGACCTGGAGAAGAGCCACCTCTACGTGCAGATCTTCAGTGCCTCGCTCGGGCACGACCACGTGGTGCGCGCCACGGACTGGGCGGGCACGGTGCGGTTCGACCCCTCCAACCTGTCTGGCTGCTCGGTGGCGGTGACGGTGCGGGTGGAGGGGTTGGATCCGGAGCGTGACGAGATGCGCGACCTCCTCGGCGAGGACCGCGTCCCCGAGAGCGACCGGGAGACGATCCGCGAGCACCTCCGGGCGGAGGACCAGCTGGACCTGGCCCACCACGAGTCGATCCAGTTCACCTCGACGTCCTGCACCCTCACGGGGGAGCGGGGCGAGGGTGGATACCCGGTGGTGGAGGTGACGGGCGACATGACGATGCGTGGGGCGACGCACGAGGTGAAGCTGCCGCTGGAGGTGGCGGTGGACGAGCAGCGGGTGGCCGCACGCGGTGTGCTGACGACCCGTCACACGGAGTTCGGTTTCGAGCCGTATTCGATGGTGGCGGGGCTCTTCAAGAACAAGGACGAGCTCTACTTCGTCATCGACGTGCGAGGGCAGCGCGCGTCCCCGTGA
- the cglD gene encoding adventurous gliding motility lipoprotein CglD codes for MSVPSRFLAAALLVAALATGCPGPVDPGEDDAGQVNPDPTDDGGTPDPDGGPKEPDGGVDPDQVEIPVPTTRDPNNNKIDTDCDGLSNAEEWGNYYPPDNTSKTKPGVRDTDLDGLRDGLEVGRTSSLNTSAECAALFRADSDPATRTNPTNPDTDGDGLKDGLEDTNRNGKKDQGETDPANPDTDSDGLLDGAEDANGNGVLDLGETDPRLRDMDGDGLSDNIELNVTRTDPRNPDTDNDTCKDGAEDINGNGKKDPGETDPLAGKDCGTGTRPDADNDGQPDDVEDANGNGVVDPGETDKNNADTDGDGLKDGVEDKNHNGAVDTGESNPRSKDSDCDGLVDGPNQGTFLGEDVNGNGLKDPGETDPSNRDTDGDGLLDGVERGVATGSAPVTNCGYSGDSDTSTKTDPVDNDSDNDGIADGAEDANQNGRTDTGELNPNNGADGAVNTPAGQACAAQNLRQVTFREDSGGDVRLALRPEFQEVKQIVLNGNSKGFIGYDDAHKVAFIAYKRGQVGTSTTAVNDELGVRGQFSPSVTSTTATTQSFTTWDGHPAVLAYYDQPATTNLRDYANSVANTLVGSGAGTLTGGSNAAGPYKIQAQYVHRSNSSVLVVIAITPANRFVEPGLFVMSDTAGGTALAQFGDADAVQCETFTTGNGMADFLFVVDDSGSMETSQSALGQAATAVANRLANSQLDWRISMVSTSYTQTGNGIPNAGVFRGFTRDINQFKAWLQKDAPCPDTTQGCWIGISGSSDEKTLHSARGAVDYMTNAGTPTDKKYRPGAKLVVIILTDVRDTNDSTAVSTYIDYFKSANPTGQLIPMHGIICDATGGECYPGEPVNDQRHVEVIQATGGITGSIRSATSIQNTINTIFDSAIASSGYRTLKPPIGASVRVAVEAVRDSSQCNASDLPRSRVNGFDVDGVSQALAFYGACRPAAAGSTKAAISYRYWADLTPNKDGNPPPCSTDTGYYDPTQADFCKGNLTCNRQTNRCECPSNCGGGGAPGQVCNTSKDVCGFVCAADCGGACGSFQQCNTSTCSCQCVASATCATGFKFDANACACVCDTAALNCGSTYQADANSCSCVCKDNCGGSCTGSTTCNMSTCRCEGKIG; via the coding sequence ATGAGTGTCCCTTCCAGATTCCTCGCGGCCGCTCTGCTCGTGGCCGCTCTCGCTACAGGTTGTCCGGGTCCCGTCGACCCGGGCGAAGATGATGCCGGTCAGGTCAACCCCGATCCCACCGATGACGGTGGCACCCCGGATCCCGATGGGGGCCCCAAAGAGCCCGACGGCGGTGTGGATCCCGACCAGGTCGAGATTCCGGTGCCGACCACCCGCGATCCGAACAACAACAAGATCGACACCGACTGCGACGGCCTGTCGAACGCGGAGGAGTGGGGCAACTACTACCCTCCGGACAACACCTCGAAGACGAAGCCGGGCGTGCGCGACACGGACCTCGACGGCCTGCGCGACGGCCTCGAGGTGGGCCGCACCTCCAGCCTCAACACGAGCGCGGAATGCGCTGCCCTCTTCAGGGCCGACTCGGACCCGGCCACCCGGACGAACCCCACCAACCCGGATACGGACGGTGACGGCCTGAAGGACGGCCTGGAGGACACCAACCGCAACGGCAAGAAGGACCAGGGCGAGACCGACCCGGCCAACCCCGACACCGACAGTGACGGGCTGCTGGATGGTGCCGAGGACGCCAACGGCAACGGCGTGCTGGACCTGGGTGAGACCGACCCGCGCCTGCGCGACATGGACGGCGATGGCCTCTCGGACAACATCGAGCTGAACGTCACCCGCACCGACCCGCGCAACCCCGACACGGACAACGACACCTGCAAGGACGGCGCGGAGGACATCAACGGCAACGGCAAGAAGGATCCGGGCGAGACGGATCCGCTGGCGGGCAAGGACTGCGGCACGGGCACCCGGCCGGACGCGGACAACGATGGCCAGCCGGACGACGTCGAGGATGCCAACGGCAACGGCGTCGTGGATCCGGGCGAGACCGACAAGAACAACGCCGACACGGACGGTGATGGGCTCAAGGACGGCGTGGAGGACAAGAACCACAACGGCGCGGTGGACACCGGCGAGTCCAATCCCCGCTCCAAGGACTCCGACTGCGACGGCCTGGTCGATGGCCCCAACCAGGGCACCTTCCTGGGCGAGGACGTGAACGGCAACGGCCTGAAGGATCCGGGCGAGACCGACCCGTCCAACCGCGACACGGACGGCGACGGCCTGCTGGACGGCGTGGAGCGCGGTGTCGCCACCGGCTCGGCGCCCGTCACCAACTGCGGCTACTCCGGTGACTCGGATACGTCCACCAAGACGGATCCGGTGGACAACGACTCGGACAACGACGGCATCGCCGACGGCGCCGAGGACGCCAACCAGAACGGCCGCACGGACACGGGCGAGCTGAACCCGAACAACGGAGCGGATGGCGCCGTCAACACCCCGGCGGGCCAGGCCTGTGCCGCGCAGAACCTGCGGCAGGTGACGTTCCGGGAGGACAGCGGCGGCGACGTCCGCCTGGCGCTCCGGCCCGAGTTCCAGGAGGTGAAGCAGATCGTCCTGAACGGCAACAGCAAGGGCTTCATCGGCTATGACGACGCGCACAAGGTGGCCTTCATCGCCTACAAGCGCGGCCAGGTGGGCACCTCGACCACGGCGGTGAACGACGAGCTGGGCGTGCGTGGCCAGTTCTCCCCGTCGGTGACGTCGACCACCGCCACCACCCAGAGCTTCACCACCTGGGACGGTCACCCGGCGGTGCTGGCCTACTACGACCAGCCCGCGACCACCAACCTGCGTGACTACGCCAACTCCGTGGCCAACACGCTCGTCGGCTCCGGCGCTGGCACGCTCACGGGCGGTTCGAACGCGGCCGGTCCGTACAAGATCCAGGCGCAGTACGTGCACCGCTCGAACTCGAGCGTGCTGGTGGTGATTGCCATCACTCCGGCCAACCGCTTCGTGGAGCCCGGCCTCTTCGTCATGAGCGACACCGCGGGCGGCACGGCGCTGGCCCAGTTCGGTGACGCGGACGCGGTGCAGTGCGAGACCTTCACCACGGGCAACGGCATGGCCGACTTCCTCTTCGTGGTGGACGACAGCGGCTCCATGGAGACGTCCCAGAGCGCGCTGGGCCAGGCCGCCACGGCCGTGGCCAACCGGCTGGCCAACTCGCAGCTCGACTGGCGCATCTCCATGGTGAGCACGTCCTACACGCAGACGGGCAATGGCATCCCCAACGCCGGGGTGTTCCGCGGCTTCACCCGCGACATCAACCAGTTCAAGGCGTGGCTGCAGAAGGACGCCCCGTGCCCCGACACCACCCAGGGGTGCTGGATCGGCATCAGCGGCTCCAGCGACGAGAAGACCCTGCACAGCGCGCGTGGCGCGGTGGATTACATGACCAACGCCGGCACCCCCACGGACAAGAAGTACCGTCCGGGCGCCAAGCTGGTGGTCATCATCCTCACCGACGTGCGTGACACGAACGACAGCACGGCCGTGAGCACGTACATCGACTACTTCAAGAGCGCCAACCCCACCGGCCAGCTCATCCCCATGCACGGCATCATCTGCGATGCGACCGGTGGCGAGTGCTATCCGGGCGAGCCCGTCAACGACCAGCGGCACGTGGAGGTCATCCAGGCCACGGGCGGCATCACGGGCAGCATCCGCAGCGCCACGTCCATCCAGAACACCATCAACACCATCTTCGACAGCGCGATTGCCTCCTCGGGCTACCGCACGCTCAAGCCGCCCATCGGCGCCTCGGTGCGTGTGGCGGTGGAGGCGGTGCGGGACTCCTCGCAGTGCAACGCGAGCGACCTGCCGCGCAGCCGCGTGAACGGCTTCGACGTGGACGGTGTCAGCCAGGCGCTGGCCTTCTACGGCGCGTGCCGTCCCGCCGCCGCGGGCTCGACGAAGGCCGCCATCTCCTACCGCTACTGGGCCGACCTCACGCCGAACAAGGATGGCAACCCGCCTCCCTGCTCGACGGACACGGGCTACTACGACCCGACGCAGGCGGACTTCTGCAAGGGCAACCTGACGTGCAACCGGCAGACGAACCGGTGCGAGTGCCCGTCGAATTGTGGTGGTGGCGGCGCTCCTGGCCAGGTGTGCAACACCAGCAAGGACGTGTGCGGCTTCGTCTGCGCGGCGGACTGCGGTGGTGCGTGCGGCAGCTTCCAGCAGTGCAACACGAGCACCTGCTCCTGCCAGTGCGTGGCGAGCGCCACCTGCGCCACGGGCTTCAAGTTCGACGCGAACGCCTGCGCTTGCGTCTGCGACACGGCGGCGCTCAACTGCGGCTCCACCTACCAGGCCGACGCCAACTCCTGCTCGTGCGTCTGCAAGGACAACTGCGGTGGCAGCTGCACCGGCAGCACGACGTGCAACATGAGCACCTGCCGCTGCGAGGGTAAGATCGGCTGA